DNA from Chelonia mydas isolate rCheMyd1 chromosome 3, rCheMyd1.pri.v2, whole genome shotgun sequence:
agaagagccacaagaatcattaaaggattagaaaacatgcctgtaGTGATGAGCTAAATAGACGGAGCTCCttgtatctacatggggaacaaatatttaataatgggctcttcaatctagtagagaaagatataacatgatcacatggctggaagttgaagctagataaatgtAGACTGGAACCGAGgtataaatttttaatggtgagagtaattaaccatggaacaatttactaaaggtcatggtggatgctccatcactgacaatttttacatcaagattggatgtttttgtaaaagatctgctctaggaattttgggaaagttctctggcctgtgttatggaggaggtcagattagattattttaatggtcccttctggccttaaaatctatgaaaagcaTCTATAACAAAGATTTCTAAAATcttatttttccccccctcttgaTAGATCTTTCTGGTTAGGAAATCCACAAGAATGCAGAAGAAAGTCCTATCGCTCCGTCTACCCAATGAGTTTGGATCTCGCCTCAAGGAATTTGCAATAAAAGAAAGCACATATAGTAAGTCATGTATTATGGGAGTCATTTGCTATActgtatgggccagattcactttGCATCGATGAAACCCGGCTCTAGACTGTAAgcagcgcaaaaaaaaaaaaaaaagtcaaccatGGTCAAAGGAATAACAGTGCAAGCTGCCTACAACCCCCACTTTGCTGAGGGTTCCTAAGCCATCTGGGCAGACCTTCACGTGAGTGAGGCTGGCCCTGGAGGGGTTGGGCAATGTGCAGAGTAAGGCTTTGATTAAATAAGGTACTTAAAAATATATGCCTAACTTGCCATAAGCaagtgaatagtcccactgaagtcaattagaatactcatatgcttaaagttaaggcaTGCACATAAGTACCATGCTGAATGGGGGCCTCAGTGCTTGTTATAGGCAGTCTCCACTTGTGAGGCTTCCATAGAACCCTACCAGAATTTAAAACTGTCCTTCCATGATGATGCCACCATCACCCTCCACCAGGTGACTTCTCTTTTGGCACATCTTTGCCCTGGGCACAAAGGAGAATCTGggtttatgtattatttttagtCATTTACTTGTTTCTCAGACTTAAGAACAATTTTCACCAATCATGGGGTCAGAAATTTAACCCCATTGAGAAACATTTCTAATAATCCTTGGTTTTCATAATGATGCAAGTATTATTTGTTCCatgtctcaggccttgtctactctgccactttacagcgctgaaaatTTCtcactcggggtgtgaaaaaacacccccctgagcaatgcaagtttcagcactgtaaagtggcagtgtagacagtgagcgGCTCCCAGCGCTGTTAGCTTCTCCCCtcatgggggtgggttttttacagcacggggagagctctctcccagcgctggtgctgcGACTACATAGCCaggttaaagcgctgccatggcagcgctttggCAtcagtagtgaagacataccGTTAGTTACTAGAAATAAAACATAGGCAGGGTTCCAGTAAGTTTCAAAACAAAGCTGTAGTGATCTCTGTGAAAAGAGGGAGTGAAAAACAGTTCTaggtaaaactgaaaataaaaagaggaaGCTGTATCTTCCTCAGATTGGAGCACAGTTTGGAAACTGCAAATAGAACAAAGGGGGGGTTATTTTAACAATGTGCTGGAAACTGCGATTGAAATTTAGCAACAGTTTCAGCTAAGCAGCCTTCTTCAGGAATGATCTATGAAGGAAAAGCTACCAAGACCTTTATCTTTTTATAGTGTCCTTATGTGATTgagctttttttctttcatatgttTATCCATTACTATTCCCCTGAGTCTTTACTTACATGGCTTCTTTACTCAGAGTGACATTTACTACTGACAGGAATGGGTAGCTCTGTGTTTGAAGTTAACGGATTTGTACCAGCTTGTATTAGTATTTATCCATGATCTGTAAACATGTATTGATATCAATACAAAACCGTGGTGGAAATTACATGGTAAAGATCTTTATtatttctgtgtatttaaaataacaatGTTTGAATTTTTAGAAAAGTTCTAGTGCaactttattagaaaaaaatatttagctaAACAATTTGTAATAGCCATCACAAAGCATTAGTATGAATGAGACTTGATGGAAGAGTTTTGTTAAAAGGGGAATGATTCATAGATTTGCCACCAATCCTTACCAGTGGTTACTGTATTGCTGCTAATGTAATTGAGGCAAAAAATGGAAAGGATGGGTGCcaagagaaggaaagaggttTTTAATTAACTTGTCTATATTAGTACTATGAATAACACAAGGTCTCAGTTGTTGACTGGCTGTTCTGTTAGAAGTTGTGCAATTTTAATCTCTTTGATTCATTTCCCAAGGATTAGAACACGtttggaatgaaaaaaacaaacccaccgcCCAGACTATCAGTATGTTTACTAGAATGTTTTTGACTGAGACACGTACTCCTCCACACAATTGTTTTTGATTAACAAAACAGTAGTCAGTTTGATGCTGCAAACTACTTACGCTGTGCAAAAGCCAGGAGTGTTTATATTAAGCCTGGTTTCTTGGAATGTGCATTGAAAGACTGATCTGTTTTTTTCATAATCTTTCTTTGCAGCCTTTTCTTTGGAGGGCTCTGGAATAAGTTTTGCTGATTTATTCAGGCTCATCGCTTTCTACTGTATTAGCAGGTAAGATTGTATTATGTTATGTTTTGAGTAGCATTTGCTAGACATCCTTAAAAATGAGTAACCATCCGTAAGGATTTTCTTGATTAAATATGGTATAaatattcatcatcatcatctcctttTGCCAAGGTTGGGTAGGATTGACTTCCATTTGTTTCTTGGCTTAGATAAGTACCTAGACTGCTAGCCACCTTAAGTCTAGTATAGATATTACTAATCTATAAATATTAGTAGACTGTTTTAGAGGATAACTGGCTAAATAACAAGAGAGTATGAACTGAAGCTAAGAAAACATAAAAGGAAGTCCTTGTTACCCACTGTCTTATGTGGCACTGACTAACAGGATAGTCACCATTATTGGAGAAAGTAGTATAGAACACTTCATTGACTAGACTGTGTAAATGTCTGTGTGTTATGCAGCAGTACAGCCAAAAGATTtgtaaactgaagaaaaaatgtGAAAGTTTTGACAGATTTCAGTGTTATGATGGTCTTGTTAAACCGTTGCCTCACTGGTTCTCCCTGTTGCGTGTGTGTTGAAGTGCCTGATATGTGCCCCTTAAATTCATTTTACTGTGAATTCAGTACTTGTCACAAGTCCTGGATTGATAGCTCCGGGGACTCAAGTCCTATGTTTAGCCATAGAACAGGTAGAGCAAGGCCAAACTTCATATCTTGGGGAATCTGTTCTAAAGGCGGAGTTCGATCTCCTTGGCTCAGACTGCCAACAAGGTTGCCAATTATTGTTGGTTATGGTGGTGATTTATGGCAGTGTGAATATTTACCCACTGGAGACTGAGAGCACCAACCTTCTTGTTGTTGTTTACGTTATGGAGCACACAGAACCcccaagatcaggaccccattgtgctagatgctagagaccaggggttggcaaactttttgtgcagagggccacatctgggtggagaaatcgtatgcagggccggggcagtgggttggggtgcgggagggagtgcggggtgtgggagggagctcagggcagggggttggggtgcgggagggagtgcggggtgtgggagggagctcagggcagggggttggggtgcaggaggagtctGAGGTGAAGGCAGGGAGTTgcggggcagggtgcaggaggggttcgggttTCAGCCCGGtgccgcttacctaaagtggcttCGATGTGGCAGCAGCGCGCactggggccagggtaggctcccagcctgcctgccctggcctcgcaccactccgggaagcggccggaacCATATCCCTGTGCaacccctgggggagggggagcacagagctccgcacgctgcccttgCCGTGCCTCCagatacctcccccgaagctcccattgaccgtgGTTCCCTGTTGCCAgcgaatgggagctgcggggggtggtgcctggaggcaagggcaatgtaCAGAGCCCTctacctccccttccccaggggctgcagggacttggtgctggctgcttctgagagcggcgcGGGGCCTGCAGCACCATGGGGGGGcgatcccgcgggccggatccaaagccctgacgggctggatccggcccgcaggctgtagtttgcccactcctgctatAGATGCACATGGTAGAAGACAAGCTCATTCATATAAATAACTTAACAGCACTCAGAGAGTGACTGAGCCAGACTGGATTGAAACTGGTAACCTAGCAGTGAAAGGTCCCCTATCTCATCCCCATTCACACTCTGTTTAAAATTCCATTTAGTCAGAATAGCTTTTAATTTTCCATATGGGGCTTTACATTCATTTTTGTTCAGGGCAAGGTTGATCCTGAATCTCCAGTTAAGGCCCAGCAGTTGCATGGAATCATCCTGCCTGGGGAAATCAGGAATTGCAAGGGTGGATGCAAGACTGCACCGTCCCTGCAGCTGTGCTCCAATTTGCAGCCCTGCTTCCTTTCTTGCTGCACCCTCATACagtgaaagacaaagaaaagtgaGGAGAAAACAGAAGGGTGGTACAAATCCACACATAGCTGTAACTATTCCAAAATGCTACACATGGATATTCATAGAGACACCCGCACCTGAAATCATATCCAGGGGTTTTaatagattgattttttttttttttttttttttaccctccgTCATTAGCAAGATGCTCCTAGAAGCTTGCGGTTTATTTCCCTGCCAGTGTCTTTCTTTGATAATATCTTATTTTGCTCTTTCTCAAGCAGCAGAAAACATTCCCATTCCTATCCTTTTCAGACTATGTCTTGGCATCATGTGGGATATAAGTGGGAATATGCAAAGTACTGGGGGAAGCTGTAGTCAGTGACTGTgacagagcagcagagggagtacATGACATCTCTTAGTGTATCTAAGGCCTTGTCACACTACCGGGGTAAGtagacctaagttatgctactccaggtACTTGAATAACagagctggagttgacgtagcttagattgatttactgcggtgtctacaccacactggcgtcaacgggagacgctctcccatcaacttaccttactcctcttgttccagtggagtaccggagtcgaccaGAGAGTGATCTGCGGTCAATTTAGCTGGTCTTCagtagacccgctaaatcgacccccgctgcatcAGTCGCAGCAGTGTCGATCCCcgataagtgtagacatggccaaagaaAACACAGGGTAGATTCTTGACAAGaatggagaatttaaaaaaatacagctggGGTTTGCAAAGGAGCCTGTGAGAGCTGGGTACCAAAGTCACAGTGAAATTCAGTAAGATTTGGGTGCCTGATTTctttaggctcttttgaaaacccaGCTGATGGGTGAAATCTGTGCCCCGGtgagatcaatgggaattttgccatagcCTTAAGGAGGATCAgaattttactctgtatatttaGCATTTGGAGACATTCCTCCCTAGATTAAAATGGAGTTCAGATTTTGGCCCATGGAGATGTTGACAGTGTCCTTTCAATTACTTGTTAGTAAGTGTATCAACTCACTGCATACGTTTGTGATTTTCGTCGGTTTGGAGTTTGCTGTTGCTGATTTTTGAGGGTGTAAACATCAAATATGGCAATTCATTGATCAAAGAGCTGTTGTCTGTATTACACCAGATGCTCAGTGTGCTtacagttttgaaaataaatcaCCTGTATTGATACCAGTTGTATCTGAATGTACATAAAAGTGTGTAGGACGTTTTTGCTACATGACCAGTTCTTATTTCCTTACTCTCAGTACACAGGTACTTCTAATACAGATTTTGCAGTTTTTCAGACTCTGATGTTTAACAATGCACTGGTACCAAGTATAAACAAGTGGGTAGAGAAGAGATTTAATATACAATGTAATAAATGCTTACACAAAGTACTTAGACAAAGTCATTCTTAAGTTCTTGTTTCAAAGGATTTATATAGTCGATGTGGTTTGTAGTTAAGTACCATTTGTGGAGTCCCATATGTAAacatccatttattattttaatacgTATTGAGTAGAAAACAGATATGGTGACAGTAGTATGAATGTAGTTGTATTTATtggaataaatattttcaaactaaaGGTATGTTCAGACTGACAGAGTTTACAAGCACTTCTGTATTCTCTGTCTTAAATCTTCATTCAAGTTCTTTTTGAAGACTGGAGGTTAAATTTGAACAAAACTCAAGTTTTATGCACAAATAGGAATTTTGGGTAAAGTGCTGATTTTGGCAGATGAATGTTTCAATAATCAGACTGACATACTCTAAAAGAGCAGTGGAAAAGCTACTGCTGTAATAAGAGGAAAAGTGGGTGGGACAGGGAGAGTCAGTCCAGAAGAAAGGAACATTGGgggactgattctcatttacactaaagttTCTTTACACCAGTGGGGCTTAAAAGATTGTTATTTACATCATACTCACTTTATGGCCCCTTTAAACTGGCAGAGGAGTTCAAAGTAGCTTtgctgtaaatgagaatctgaccTGTAGTCATTGCATATGCtggaaataatgaaaaatttaaaatatggaaataaCTGCAAAAATTACcaatactgttcttccttttaaaaCAAGGGATGTCCTGCCATTCACCTTGAAATTGCCTCATGCTATTGCGGCAGCAAAGACAGAAGCTGAACTTGAAGACATTGCTCAGCTGGGACTGAGTAAGTGTGACTATTTACATAGGTTTATTGCCCTGTGTCATTGTAAACATATCAGTCAAATAGTCCTTTCACAAAAAATTGGTAAACAATGGCccagttagttttttttaaagatgattttGTTGTTGCAAGTAGCGTAATTCTCCCACTTAGTGGCACTCTATTGCCTTCCTAGCCTGCTGATAAGCTTCTGTGATTTTGTTTGCTATACTGCTGCCCCCTACTTTCTCTCTAGCTGTATGCACTCTGTCCAACAGAACACCTCATACTGATCTAAATACAGTCCCATAGTCCTGAGAGCAAGGGTTTGGTGCTGTCCCACATGCATTGTAGGGTAGAGCACATGCAGCTGAAAGTGGAATGGCAGTTATTGGCTTGTACAGCATAGCTCTTAGTTTGGTAATTGCTGGAAGGTTTTGAATGGAATTCATCATGAGCAGCATTCTGTACACCGATTGGCACATACTTACATTTGCAAAGCGATTTAGGACTGACTGTTCAGAGGTGTGCTGATCTGAACGCAAGTAGAAACACATGTCAAATATATGTATTCACAATGGTATGATGAGTATTTTCAAGTGGGAGGGAAAATGCAGGGGAGTGTCCCTAGGAAATGCTTAGTTCTACTGCTAAAACAAATATGGGCACATCCCAAAATGTGCCTTGAGCCTAAAGCAGAAGTGAAACCTGGCAGAATTTGAACATGGGCCTGAAACAGATATGGTTGAGCACCTCGGGGCCATGGTGAATtctatttgaagtcagtgggagttgcgggaactcagcacctttcaggatctggccctcttaCTCatttaactgagagcagaatttggcccaataaacTTTTGTGTGCACTTCCCCAGCACAGTGATTTGCACTGTAATAGGACTTGAGCACAGGGAACTTCACAGGATTTTATACAGCAGTGAGCCCCTGAGGTGGCTCTGGATTTTGTTTTGCAGCAGTAACCGTGGTGATCATTTTATAAGACTCtggtcactgaagtcagtttaAAGTGTGCTGAAGAGTGTTGTCTTTTGCACTGATAATCTGCAACTTTAGGTAACTAACGAAAGTTTAGACTTACACTGGCTGCAGCCAGGCTATGGGGCAAACACTCTCTTGGGGGAGTTTGTTTGGTCAGTGTATCCAGAGAAGGGAATGATGAGCTGGGTTGGAGTGTCATTGGCATCTCAGACCCTTGTATAGATGGCAACACCTACTAGAGGAATCTGTCCAAAGGAGGTGCATGTGCCACTGTTCAGAAGCTCTCCTCTACATCCATACCTAGAGTTATTCTGCTTGTGTTTGTCCTGTGCAGACAGAATACCTGAGAGCGCCACTGCTTGGGTGCTGCAGGTCTGCAACCCCTATCCCTAGACTTCCTCTGGCTGAATTTGTGCCCTTGGTTTTGAAAACTAATAATATGTTTGAAAGCTGAGAGAGTAATGGTCTAGTGATTAGGTGTAAgcatgggagtcaggagacccaatttcaatttcctgttccaccacagacttccgaTGTAACCTTGGATGagtcacttaggcctggtctacactgggcagggggattgatctaagttatgcaacttcagctacgtgaataacgtagctgaagtcgacgtacttagatctactcatcgcagtgtcttcactgcagtgagtcgacagctgatgctcccccatcgactccgcctgcacctctttctccggtggagtaccggagtcgacgggagagcacttaGTGGAATTGACCtctgctggattgatcgctgcccgtcAATCCtgtgggtaatgtagacaagcccttagtgtctctgtgcctcagtttctcatatgtaaaatggggttaatagcaTTTCTCTGCCTCATGGGGTATTGTGAAGACCAATtggaaggaagtgttgtttacttctcttaacacaagaactaggggtcaccaaatgaaattaataggcagcaggtttaaaacaagcaaaagaaagtatttcttcacacaacacccagtcaacctatggaactccttgccagaggatgttatgaaggtcaagactataacagggttcaaaaaagaactagataaattcatagatgatagatccatcaatgactattagccaggatgggcaaggatggtgtccctagcctgtgtttgccagaagctgggaatgggcaacgggatggatcatttgatgattatctattctgtcattccttctgaagcacctggcattggccgctgtcagaagataggatactgggctagatggacctttggtctgaccctgtatggctgttcttatgttaaattTGTTTGTGTGACACACTCAGTTGCTGTGATAATAGGGGCCATATAAGCATCTAGATAGTTTTTGAACATAGCTGTCAGTTAACGCCTGAATTTATTTCTTTCTGATTACTTCATTTTTGAGTCAAGCTGAAGCATGTTGAACACCTGTAGTATAGTTCACAGGAGTCTATGGGGTTGCTGAAGGAACTGTTGTCTGATTTCCATAGACTCTCACAGATGTTTTACTGAGAGCTATGAGGAGACTGCAGTTACAATTTGTCAAGCTAGTACAGATTTTAGTGTTAGTACAGTTTTTGCTGATGGCCCTGCATATTCAATCTATTTATATGCTGTTGAGTATCTTAAAAACTCAAACAAATTGTGTAATTATTACAAATGCACAGCTGCAGGTTGAAACACTTAGAGACATGAACGCCTGATCAGCATGGCTAAAGATAGTATCTGCCAAGGGGAGAAGAACTGATTCCAATCTTGTCATgcttaacttgttttattttttactccAAAGAAAAAATATAGTTTTTTTGTAAATTCCCAGGGCTTAACCTTCAggttgtgtaaatcagcatagtccTGCTGATGATGGTGGAGCTACGCTGATTAACAcaagctgaaaatctggctcttatttTCTAATCAAGGCCGGGGATATTAGCTCAGGGTCTATTTGAGTCTCAAAACAGGAATAATGGATACTTTATAGCAATCATTCTTTTCTGTATATCCCAATTTACTTGCTATGAAGATTCACATTGGCCAAGATATTTATAAACTCTGTAGACAAATAGCTGCAGCCTGAAGGTTTAGCATTCAGTTGTGTCTGGCAGTGTTTTATGAGGCTTAttaagaaaaaatttaaaaaagaaaagtttgccTAAAGTTTTCCATGCTTCAGCATTGTTATATTGAGTTTAATGTTCTGAAAGCCAACTGCATAATATCTAAATTCTTATGTTAACACAATAATGATTTTCAGATTTTTGGAGCTCTCCGGCTAACAACAACCCCCCAAATCCTTCACCTCCCCGTAGGCCTCTGCCCTCAGACAATGCTTGCAAAGACTCACGTCAGCTCTGCCTTATAAATGGAGTGCATTCTATAAGAACCAGAACGCCTTCGGAGCTGGAGTGTAGCCAAACCAACGGAGCCTTGTGTTTTATTAATCCTCTCTTCTTAAAAGTGCACAGCCAGGATGTTAGTGGAAGTTTGAAAAGACAGAGCCCAAGAACTCAAGATGTGAATGGGACGGAGAAGCctcgctcccccccacccagacCTCCACCACCTTCTATTAATAGCCTTCTCACAAGTCCACAGCTCTCCAGGACTATAAAGCAGGCGAGCATGCCAGGAACAGTCAACCATAACAAACATAGGAACTTGGATTTGCTGCAGAAGAAACCAACCCCTGTTCCGCCTCCTCGTCTAAAGAAGCAGGCTGTTAGCTTAGAAGAGGAAGGTAATGCAAAGACCGTGGCAGTAATTCGATCTAGTCGTAACTCAGTGCGAGGGTCAGAAACTGCTTGCGATCCAGGTGAAGCCCTGTGCGAGCAAAATTTAGCAGCTTGCAGAAAGACCTTGGCTACAAACTCTGAGTCACAAGTACAGTGGAATGGAGGCAGGCAGAGACTGAGCGACATGAGCATTTCCACCTCCTCATCTGACTCGCTGGATTTTGATCGTAGTATGCCGTTGTTTGGCTACGAAGGGGACACTAACAGCAGCCTGGAGgactttgaaggggaaagtgaCCAGGAAAGCATGGCACCCCCTTTGAAGCCCAAAAAGAAACGGAATAGTTCATTTGTTCTTCCCAAGATTGTGAAATCCCAGCTGAGGAAAGTAAGTGGGGTGTTCAGTTCTTTCATGACCCCCGAAAAGAGGATGATCAAGAAAATTGCAGAGCTGTCCCAGGACAAGCGCACGTATTTTGGGTGCCTGGTGCAGGACTATGTCAGCTTTCTCCAGGAAAACAAGGAATGCCACGTTTCGAGTACTGACATGTTACAGACAATTCGGCAGTTCATGACACAAGTTAAGAACTATTTGTCACAGAGCTCTGAACTGGACCCCCCCATTGAGTCACTGATTCCAGAAGACCAAATAGGTAAGAACCATTGTGTCTCTATTTTCAGGgcacgtaaaaaaaaaaaaaaaattctgaatccGTGGTCTATTTGAACCAGATTTGGGGATATAGATTTTTCTAGCAAAATTCAAAaccactgatttttttgttttgtttttttgtgttttttaaagctCAAATGCAAGAGTTCCATACAACTATGTTAGAATGAAAAGAGTTTTTGAGAAGTTGCCTTAAAACTGTAATGGTGAATGTTGGACTTAATTTACAagtgactaattttttttaaaaaatttcagtgcTGAAATGTTACATTGACGGATTCTACACTGTGGTTTTTCTCTGAAGTATGTGgaaatatttttagtatttatttaaaacagtgtacatacacacacacgtgcacccCCCATATGTTAATCATATATGGCAAccataaaattaaaatacattggaAATGAACAACAGATGGTGACATGGAGAGATTTCATAACTTACTATCCAAATACTCTCTCATTCACTATTGGCAACTTGCACTGTCTCCACAAGAGATTTTTataaaaaggagagggagatgctaATCTCTGGATTTCTATGCCTCTCTGTCTGTAAGTGTTTTATAAGTGTCTGAAAATGAACTGATGATTGGGTTCACATTTTACTAACAGAGAAGGATT
Protein-coding regions in this window:
- the RIN2 gene encoding ras and Rab interactor 2 isoform X6; translation: MQKKVLSLRLPNEFGSRLKEFAIKESTYTFSLEGSGISFADLFRLIAFYCISRDVLPFTLKLPHAIAAAKTEAELEDIAQLGLNFWSSPANNNPPNPSPPRRPLPSDNACKDSRQLCLINGVHSIRTRTPSELECSQTNGALCFINPLFLKVHSQDVSGSLKRQSPRTQDVNGTEKPRSPPPRPPPPSINSLLTSPQLSRTIKQASMPGTVNHNKHRNLDLLQKKPTPVPPPRLKKQAVSLEEEGNAKTVAVIRSSRNSVRGSETACDPGEALCEQNLAACRKTLATNSESQVQWNGGRQRLSDMSISTSSSDSLDFDRSMPLFGYEGDTNSSLEDFEGESDQESMAPPLKPKKKRNSSFVLPKIVKSQLRKVSGVFSSFMTPEKRMIKKIAELSQDKRTYFGCLVQDYVSFLQENKECHVSSTDMLQTIRQFMTQVKNYLSQSSELDPPIESLIPEDQIDVVLEKAMHKCILKPLKGHIEAMLKEFHTVDGSWKQLKENLQLVRQRNPQELGVYVPTPDFVDVEKIKVKFMTMQKMYSPEKKVMLLLRVCKLIYTVMENNSGRMYGADDFLPVLTYVVAQCDMLELDTEIEYMMELLDPSLLHGEGGYYLTSAYGALSLIKNFQEEQAARLLSSEARDTLRQWHKRRTTNRTIPSVDDFQNYLRVAFQEVNSGCTGKTLLVRPYITTEDVCQLCAEKFKVDNPEDYSLFLFIDDTWQQLTEDTYPQKIKAELHSRPQPQVFHFVYKRINSDPYGAIFQNNDDNSTL